The Sporomusa termitida genome has a window encoding:
- a CDS encoding tetratricopeptide repeat-containing glycosyltransferase family 2 protein encodes MIAKNEEKVIARCIESYRTAVNEIIVVDTGSTDQTVAIAKNLGAKVFYFNWIDDFAAAKNYAISKAKGDWIIFLDADEYFGENMGGNVRAVLQGLDPIFNSIACKMLNIDQVTGKVFDVMTQVRIFKNNKHIRYILPIHEMLQHKLPGKKIHAFMADAKDIVIYHTGYSCDNRKEKAERNLEVLLRELPQAPMKPGYYQYIADCYFGLEEWEKVIEYTNLFIESKTELSGHNIRPYHNLIDAMLKLDHPSKEVMAVINEAIGKFPYHPLFHFSKGNLLYESQKYDTAFQEYQETLQLHKNYDSLEFNPLPANLWLVYNRLGAISEHRNNCEAAIEYYLESLKLDNNNALCFDRLMMLIRTMAVKDIILCINTLYDLDNEADLDFLADCLVKHAVPQVMAYYISLREKKYPKQDVAVLQMLVANGYYDKAFHALLDYYRQDGDDRLAATAAAVALLSGNEYYVAECVAVLPPVFIKIIKAYCGEERDLLDAGIAAYVQIAQLIILWGTPSALERFVALLVFFPDRVQAAVVTGSRFIQDSYYQQGLCLYDWALEQAMSVNAVISPALYYNRGYCLQRLNEPAAALEAFISAYKLGYHANDIFEFLRWNIQNENDKNRVATVLGEDWKYVDHQI; translated from the coding sequence ATGATTGCGAAAAATGAAGAGAAGGTAATTGCCCGCTGCATTGAAAGCTATCGTACGGCTGTCAATGAGATTATTGTCGTTGATACCGGTTCAACTGATCAAACGGTAGCGATTGCTAAAAACCTCGGGGCAAAGGTGTTTTATTTTAACTGGATTGACGATTTTGCCGCCGCGAAGAATTACGCCATTTCCAAAGCCAAAGGTGATTGGATCATCTTTTTGGATGCCGATGAATATTTTGGCGAGAATATGGGCGGCAATGTGCGCGCTGTCCTACAGGGGCTGGATCCAATCTTTAATAGCATTGCCTGCAAAATGCTTAATATCGATCAGGTAACCGGCAAGGTTTTTGATGTGATGACTCAGGTCAGAATTTTTAAAAATAACAAGCATATACGTTATATACTTCCCATTCATGAAATGTTGCAGCATAAACTGCCTGGGAAGAAAATACATGCTTTTATGGCTGACGCCAAAGATATTGTAATCTATCATACCGGGTATTCTTGTGATAATCGTAAAGAAAAAGCGGAAAGAAACCTGGAAGTGCTACTTAGAGAACTTCCTCAAGCCCCTATGAAACCGGGATATTACCAATACATTGCTGACTGTTATTTTGGTTTGGAGGAATGGGAGAAGGTTATTGAATATACGAATTTGTTTATTGAAAGTAAAACGGAGCTCTCTGGCCATAATATAAGACCATACCATAACCTAATCGATGCTATGCTGAAATTAGATCATCCAAGTAAGGAAGTTATGGCTGTAATTAACGAAGCTATTGGAAAATTTCCTTATCATCCATTATTTCATTTTTCCAAAGGGAATTTGCTTTATGAATCCCAAAAATATGATACAGCTTTTCAAGAGTATCAGGAAACCCTGCAACTGCATAAAAATTATGATTCTCTCGAATTCAATCCGCTGCCTGCTAATCTTTGGCTGGTCTATAATCGACTAGGAGCTATCAGTGAACATCGTAATAATTGTGAGGCGGCGATCGAATATTATCTAGAATCGTTAAAGCTTGATAATAATAATGCACTTTGTTTTGACAGGCTCATGATGTTGATCCGTACAATGGCGGTAAAAGATATTATTCTATGTATTAATACACTATATGATCTTGACAATGAAGCCGATCTGGATTTCTTGGCGGACTGCCTTGTTAAACACGCAGTACCCCAGGTTATGGCTTACTATATAAGTTTGCGGGAAAAAAAATATCCCAAACAGGATGTAGCTGTGCTGCAGATGCTGGTAGCTAACGGATATTATGATAAAGCCTTCCATGCTTTACTGGATTACTATCGGCAAGACGGGGATGATCGGCTGGCGGCAACGGCGGCGGCAGTGGCTTTGCTCAGTGGGAATGAATACTATGTTGCCGAGTGCGTGGCGGTACTGCCGCCAGTCTTTATCAAAATCATTAAGGCATATTGTGGCGAAGAACGGGATCTTCTTGATGCCGGGATAGCCGCTTATGTACAAATTGCCCAACTGATTATCCTTTGGGGAACTCCTAGCGCTTTGGAACGATTTGTTGCGTTGCTGGTGTTTTTTCCCGACAGGGTGCAGGCTGCGGTGGTAACCGGTAGTCGTTTTATTCAAGACAGTTATTATCAACAGGGGCTATGTTTATATGACTGGGCGCTAGAGCAAGCCATGTCTGTCAACGCTGTGATAAGTCCGGCTTTGTATTATAACCGAGGCTATTGCCTGCAACGTTTAAATGAACCGGCTGCTGCCTTAGAAGCGTTTATTTCTGCTTATAAACTCGGCTATCACGCAAATGACATATTTGAATTTTTACGGTGGAACATTCAAAATGAAAATGATAAAAATCGGGTTGCCACTGTGCTAGGGGAAGATTGGAAGTATGTTGATCATCAGATCTAA
- a CDS encoding flagellin, with protein sequence MIINHNIAALNTYNRLSANNSQTSKSLEKLSSGLRINRAGDDAAGLAISEKMRGQIRGLDQAQRNSQDSISLIQTAEGALNETHSILQRMRELAVQAGNDTNTEIDRGEIQKEINQLTDEIDRIANTTEFNTQKLIDGSKKGLVVAEDSKATIQLNTRADIKLGTVATDFAKSETIIITRTTSAAGFSSGNYTVGSPSGSTWTLADATITSSDSKVINLTGDALSDLAVGESITISIKAQVTASDSVASAFSMQIGANSGQNILVGINSMKAEDIGIRNADAKALDIGSYDKATAAISTINNAIELVSAERSKLGAIQNRLEHTINNLGASSENLSAAESRVRDVDMAKEMMNFQKNNILSQAAQAMLAQANQQPQGVLQLLR encoded by the coding sequence ATGATTATCAACCACAATATTGCGGCTCTGAACACGTACAACCGTTTGTCCGCTAATAACAGCCAGACCAGCAAATCACTGGAAAAACTGTCCTCAGGTCTTCGCATCAACCGGGCCGGCGACGACGCTGCCGGTTTGGCCATCAGCGAAAAAATGCGCGGCCAGATCCGTGGTCTTGACCAGGCTCAACGGAACTCGCAGGATAGCATTTCCTTGATCCAAACTGCAGAAGGTGCACTGAACGAAACTCACAGCATTCTCCAACGTATGCGCGAGTTGGCTGTACAGGCCGGTAATGATACGAATACTGAGATTGACCGTGGTGAAATTCAAAAGGAAATCAATCAGTTAACCGATGAAATTGATCGAATTGCTAATACCACTGAGTTTAATACCCAGAAGTTGATTGACGGCAGTAAGAAAGGCCTTGTGGTAGCTGAAGACTCTAAAGCTACTATTCAATTGAATACCAGGGCAGATATCAAACTTGGTACTGTCGCTACTGATTTTGCGAAAAGTGAAACCATTATCATTACCCGTACCACTTCCGCCGCTGGTTTCTCTTCAGGAAATTACACAGTTGGTAGCCCTAGCGGTAGCACTTGGACGCTTGCGGATGCTACTATCACCAGTAGTGATAGTAAAGTGATCAATTTAACTGGCGATGCGCTGAGCGATTTGGCTGTTGGTGAAAGTATCACCATCAGTATTAAGGCACAAGTTACCGCTAGCGATTCCGTTGCTTCGGCATTCAGCATGCAGATCGGTGCTAATAGCGGACAGAACATTCTGGTTGGCATAAATTCGATGAAAGCCGAGGATATTGGTATTCGCAACGCAGATGCGAAAGCTCTTGATATTGGCTCCTATGACAAAGCTACTGCCGCCATTTCTACCATCAACAATGCGATTGAACTGGTATCGGCAGAACGCTCCAAGCTAGGTGCTATTCAGAACCGTCTGGAGCACACCATTAACAACCTGGGTGCTTCCAGTGAAAACCTTAGTGCCGCCGAATCTCGTGTTCGCGACGTAGATATGGCGAAAGAAATGATGAACTTCCAGAAGAACAACATTCTTTCCCAAGCCGCTCAGGCTATGCTGGCTCAGGCCAACCAACAGCCGCAGGGTGTGCTGCAGCTTCTCCGGTAA
- the fliS gene encoding flagellar export chaperone FliS, translated as MNAANTANVYKNQQIMTASPEELTLMLYNGAIRFIAESMQALEQGNLEKANTSNLRAQDIVREFMCTLDMQYEIAQGYYKLYDYIEYRLIQANIKKDKSQLAEAKTMLTELRDTWSQAMKAARGQQAAAR; from the coding sequence ATGAATGCGGCCAATACCGCTAATGTCTATAAAAATCAGCAGATTATGACGGCCTCCCCGGAAGAGCTCACACTGATGCTGTACAATGGCGCTATCCGGTTTATTGCTGAGAGTATGCAGGCACTGGAGCAGGGCAATCTGGAAAAAGCCAATACGTCGAATCTGCGGGCCCAGGATATTGTGCGGGAGTTTATGTGTACCCTGGACATGCAGTATGAAATAGCGCAGGGCTATTATAAATTATATGATTATATTGAATACCGCCTGATCCAGGCCAACATCAAAAAAGACAAAAGCCAGCTGGCAGAAGCCAAAACGATGCTCACCGAGCTCCGTGACACCTGGAGCCAGGCCATGAAAGCCGCCCGGGGACAGCAGGCCGCGGCTAGATAA
- the csrA gene encoding carbon storage regulator CsrA, which yields MLALTRKVGERIVIGDNIVLTIVDIKGDSIRLGIEAPKEIKIYRGEIYDAIAAENQQSAQPVDLSKMEILKGITKG from the coding sequence ATGCTTGCTCTTACCCGCAAGGTTGGTGAGCGGATTGTCATCGGTGACAATATTGTGCTTACCATTGTCGATATCAAAGGCGACAGTATTCGCCTGGGCATTGAGGCCCCGAAAGAAATCAAGATCTACCGGGGGGAGATTTATGACGCCATTGCCGCCGAGAACCAGCAATCGGCGCAACCGGTTGATTTGAGCAAGATGGAAATTTTAAAAGGGATTACGAAAGGATAA
- the fliW gene encoding flagellar assembly protein FliW, protein MLIQSTRFGEIEIADSALIRFPAGLPGFPAEHAFAFLPYQPDSPFAFLQSATDPDLSFVITDPFPFFKEYCFKLEDTIIAELGLADDNPPKIVNIVRIPEKTEEMTANLLAPIVINWVSRTAMQIVLEKSPYTVRHRLFPQGLPNQAAKGGK, encoded by the coding sequence ATGCTTATACAGTCTACCCGCTTTGGGGAAATAGAGATTGCCGATTCTGCACTTATCCGGTTTCCCGCCGGTCTGCCGGGTTTTCCGGCTGAACATGCCTTTGCCTTCCTGCCTTACCAGCCTGACAGCCCGTTTGCGTTTCTGCAGTCGGCAACAGACCCGGATCTGAGCTTCGTTATTACCGATCCGTTCCCGTTTTTTAAAGAGTATTGCTTTAAGCTGGAAGACACAATCATCGCTGAACTTGGTTTGGCTGACGACAATCCGCCGAAGATTGTCAATATTGTCCGCATCCCGGAAAAAACCGAAGAAATGACCGCCAATCTGCTGGCGCCCATTGTCATCAACTGGGTTAGCCGGACGGCGATGCAGATTGTCCTGGAGAAATCCCCGTACACGGTCCGGCACCGTCTGTTTCCCCAGGGCCTGCCCAATCAGGCTGCCAAAGGGGGTAAGTAG
- a CDS encoding DUF6470 family protein: MLTLNISQQPAKMEITTVRADNNLTTTPPRLLIDTEAATVEIRQPQGELEIDWRPFRASYGIKDSGEFSRDNADRGRQIALETIGRIAEDGDQLARIESGQDAVVALATEANATPVPEVIWTWLEPPAIKYTAHQPEFRPTPARFSTELIRGTVNTDYEPYQFNLRMVQYPSITMWVTGYNDIDIRA, encoded by the coding sequence ATGTTGACCCTTAATATTTCTCAGCAACCTGCTAAAATGGAGATAACAACAGTACGAGCGGATAATAATTTAACGACAACCCCGCCCCGGCTGCTGATCGATACCGAGGCGGCCACCGTCGAGATCCGCCAGCCCCAGGGAGAGCTGGAGATTGACTGGCGTCCGTTCCGGGCTTCCTACGGCATTAAGGACAGCGGCGAGTTTTCGCGGGACAACGCCGACCGGGGCCGGCAGATTGCCCTGGAGACGATTGGCCGAATTGCCGAGGACGGTGATCAACTGGCCCGGATCGAATCAGGCCAGGATGCGGTGGTGGCGCTGGCTACCGAGGCCAATGCCACGCCGGTGCCGGAGGTAATCTGGACCTGGCTGGAACCGCCGGCGATCAAATATACCGCCCACCAGCCGGAATTCCGTCCAACCCCGGCCCGGTTCAGCACCGAACTGATTCGGGGGACGGTCAATACCGACTATGAGCCATACCAGTTCAATCTCCGCATGGTCCAATACCCCAGCATTACCATGTGGGTTACCGGTTATAATGATATCGATATCAGGGCGTAA
- the flgL gene encoding flagellar hook-associated protein FlgL: protein MRVSTNMLTHNFLISLNKSMQRQNEIQEQLSDGKALHRPSDDPVKTIRSLRFNINLRQNEQYTQNVKDAISWMETTDGAVSDLSSIMIKAKELVIKAVNPNPDMAMEAIAKELDGIINQAIEIGNSKVGDRYVFAGQQDKTEPFKRRMVTAADGTQFETVVYSGDTSKISMRIQPGEITPSQDSVGLTGADLFGPLNTINEGGTEIVTADLLNNLLRVKEALEGKNSNVQSNPAGGATQLAAGSPEDHAAFTFKVDNVAGGLPTQVAYSLDGGLSWKTDATVTGGQITFPKENMGTTADVVYDMTSSAYTAIGDTYTVPNQTTAGTPDLQWLSKVGIDLVDKSHDKILRAQTEIGARMSMYEQAQALLEKNNVIITSDVGANEDLDIAKAIIDFKTSESVYKAALSVGARLMPPSLVDFLS, encoded by the coding sequence ATGCGCGTAAGTACGAATATGCTGACTCATAATTTCTTAATTAGCTTAAATAAATCCATGCAGAGGCAAAATGAGATTCAGGAACAGCTCTCGGACGGCAAAGCCCTGCACCGCCCTTCTGATGATCCGGTTAAAACCATCAGGAGCCTGCGCTTTAATATTAACCTGCGGCAAAATGAGCAATATACCCAGAATGTCAAGGACGCAATATCCTGGATGGAAACAACCGACGGGGCTGTGAGTGATCTGAGCTCCATTATGATTAAGGCCAAAGAGCTTGTCATTAAGGCGGTCAATCCCAATCCGGACATGGCGATGGAGGCGATTGCCAAGGAGCTTGACGGCATCATTAACCAGGCCATTGAGATCGGCAATTCCAAGGTCGGCGACAGGTACGTCTTTGCCGGCCAGCAGGACAAGACCGAACCCTTTAAGCGGCGGATGGTTACGGCCGCCGACGGCACTCAGTTTGAAACCGTTGTGTATTCCGGTGATACCAGCAAGATCTCCATGCGGATCCAGCCGGGCGAGATTACCCCCTCCCAGGATAGCGTCGGCCTGACCGGGGCCGATCTGTTCGGACCGCTCAACACCATCAATGAGGGTGGCACGGAGATTGTTACTGCTGATTTATTGAACAATCTGCTGCGGGTTAAGGAAGCCCTGGAGGGGAAAAATTCCAACGTCCAGAGCAATCCGGCCGGGGGCGCTACGCAGCTGGCTGCCGGCAGTCCCGAGGATCATGCGGCCTTTACCTTTAAAGTGGACAATGTGGCCGGCGGCCTGCCGACCCAAGTCGCCTATTCGCTGGACGGCGGGTTGTCCTGGAAGACGGATGCGACCGTTACCGGCGGCCAGATTACCTTCCCCAAGGAGAATATGGGGACAACGGCTGATGTTGTCTATGATATGACCAGTTCCGCCTATACGGCTATTGGCGATACCTATACCGTGCCTAACCAGACTACGGCCGGTACGCCGGACCTGCAATGGCTGTCCAAGGTGGGCATTGACCTTGTGGATAAGTCTCATGATAAAATTCTCCGGGCCCAGACCGAGATTGGGGCCCGCATGTCGATGTATGAACAGGCTCAGGCCCTGCTGGAAAAAAATAATGTGATCATTACCAGCGACGTGGGGGCCAATGAAGATCTCGATATTGCCAAGGCAATCATTGATTTTAAAACAAGCGAGAGTGTGTACAAGGCCGCTTTGTCGGTCGGGGCCCGGCTGATGCCGCCGTCGCTTGTCGATTTTTTAAGTTAA
- the flgK gene encoding flagellar hook-associated protein FlgK: MRSTFGGLNTVVRGIYANQMSLDTVGHNIANADTDGFSRQRVNLVSTTPQTIYSGNGKVQLGTGVATQSITRIRDTFVDQQMWKEKSTLGYGETIYSTLSKVEGVFQEPTETGIQTVLDNYWKAWNTVATNASDNGARVALRERGVELVDAIQQANTQLRAMAADINAVIGIRVDTVNQITAEMLSLNKQIAGIEVGGLDHANDLRDRRDYLVDQLAQIVNVRVTEDKAGNYIVQSSGLVLVDGNERSKLQTKSHVDPDYGYEVVDVVDASTQLTVNFTSGELKGLIDARDKTANSSQGEARESDIGIKAYLNKLSQISQFLLQDFNAAHRSGYGMDDSTGNNFFGAGGEPDPNYSASDLTSIFGVAAAADVPKYKWIEQLQVNPDFFTSNGVEKIAAKAAATQGNAAGDNAVLMANKLKVDTSGILGNASLDSFYGSFIGALGVQTQNAERLTDNQQTLVNTITNWRESVCGVNLDEEMSNMIRFQKGYNAAARVLTTMDEMLDKLINGTGVVGR; this comes from the coding sequence ATGAGATCGACATTCGGTGGTTTAAATACGGTTGTCAGAGGCATTTACGCCAATCAGATGTCCCTGGATACAGTGGGGCACAATATTGCCAATGCGGATACCGACGGTTTTTCCCGGCAGCGGGTCAACCTGGTGTCAACAACCCCCCAGACCATTTACAGCGGCAACGGCAAGGTGCAGCTTGGCACCGGCGTTGCCACCCAGTCCATTACCAGAATCCGTGATACTTTTGTTGATCAGCAGATGTGGAAGGAAAAGTCCACCTTAGGCTATGGGGAGACGATCTACAGTACCCTGAGTAAGGTGGAAGGAGTTTTTCAGGAACCGACCGAGACCGGAATCCAGACTGTGCTTGACAACTACTGGAAGGCCTGGAATACAGTAGCCACCAACGCCTCCGACAACGGGGCCAGAGTCGCTTTGCGGGAACGGGGCGTTGAGCTTGTGGACGCCATCCAGCAGGCCAATACGCAGCTGCGGGCGATGGCGGCCGACATTAACGCCGTCATCGGCATTCGGGTTGACACCGTCAATCAGATTACCGCCGAGATGTTGTCGTTGAACAAACAGATTGCCGGGATTGAGGTTGGCGGCCTTGACCATGCCAATGACCTCCGGGACCGGCGGGACTACCTGGTGGATCAGCTGGCGCAGATTGTCAATGTCCGGGTTACGGAAGATAAAGCCGGCAACTATATTGTACAGTCCTCGGGGCTGGTGCTGGTCGACGGCAATGAACGCAGCAAGCTGCAGACAAAATCCCATGTAGACCCCGATTACGGCTATGAGGTGGTTGACGTGGTCGACGCCTCCACCCAGTTGACCGTAAACTTCACCTCCGGCGAGCTCAAAGGGCTGATCGACGCCCGCGATAAAACCGCCAACAGCTCCCAGGGGGAAGCGCGGGAAAGTGATATTGGCATCAAAGCCTATTTGAACAAGCTCTCCCAGATCAGTCAGTTTTTGCTGCAGGACTTTAATGCCGCTCATCGCAGCGGTTATGGGATGGATGACTCCACCGGCAACAACTTTTTTGGGGCCGGCGGCGAGCCTGATCCCAATTACAGCGCCTCTGACCTGACCTCGATCTTTGGGGTGGCAGCGGCTGCCGATGTGCCTAAATACAAATGGATCGAACAACTGCAGGTCAACCCCGATTTCTTCACAAGCAACGGGGTGGAGAAAATTGCCGCCAAGGCCGCAGCCACGCAGGGAAATGCCGCCGGTGACAACGCCGTGCTGATGGCGAACAAGCTTAAGGTGGATACGTCCGGTATTCTGGGCAATGCATCCCTTGACAGCTTTTACGGCTCGTTTATCGGTGCTTTGGGCGTCCAGACGCAAAATGCCGAACGGCTGACCGATAACCAGCAAACCCTGGTCAACACGATTACCAACTGGCGGGAATCGGTGTGCGGCGTGAATCTGGACGAAGAGATGAGCAATATGATCCGGTTTCAGAAAGGCTATAATGCGGCCGCCAGGGTGCTGACCACCATGGATGAGATGCTGGATAAACTAATTAATGGCACCGGTGTCGTAGGAAGGTAG
- a CDS encoding flagellar protein FlgN, with protein sequence MTAMWDKLIILLNQTLELYQALLTLSRKKRDILVEARPQELDLLTRQEEVLIIEAGRLENMRLTLARELAAAAGLPPSATALSSLIVCAGSETARELSALSDRFEQVTKELVEINGLNTKLIEQSLDFINYNINILSQSAVGPTYVPKGQPLDKGSSRTILDTRA encoded by the coding sequence ATGACAGCAATGTGGGATAAACTGATCATTCTCCTGAACCAGACTCTCGAACTCTATCAGGCGTTGCTTACCCTCAGCCGGAAAAAACGCGATATCCTGGTTGAGGCCAGACCGCAGGAACTAGATCTGCTGACCAGGCAGGAAGAGGTCCTGATTATTGAAGCCGGCAGGCTGGAAAATATGCGGTTAACCCTGGCCCGGGAATTAGCGGCAGCGGCAGGCTTGCCCCCGTCGGCAACAGCCCTGTCAAGCCTGATTGTCTGTGCCGGCAGTGAAACCGCCCGGGAATTAAGCGCCTTGAGTGACCGCTTTGAGCAGGTAACAAAAGAGCTTGTGGAGATTAACGGCCTTAATACCAAATTAATTGAGCAGTCGCTGGATTTTATAAATTATAATATTAACATATTAAGCCAGAGTGCTGTTGGACCCACGTATGTGCCGAAGGGCCAGCCCCTGGACAAAGGCTCCAGCCGCACCATTTTGGACACCAGAGCATAA
- the flgM gene encoding flagellar biosynthesis anti-sigma factor FlgM, with protein MNIKNIQNIAKIYGEQSKVTKNCKNPGTSPAQRPDEVILSTHAQGLNQILRTAKGLPEVREDKVNMLSEQIAKGEYKVDARELADRIIAYSKNERQY; from the coding sequence ATGAATATCAAAAATATCCAAAATATTGCCAAGATCTATGGTGAACAATCCAAGGTGACCAAGAACTGTAAGAACCCGGGCACAAGCCCTGCGCAGCGCCCGGATGAAGTCATTTTATCCACTCATGCCCAGGGGTTAAATCAGATTCTCCGGACAGCCAAAGGGCTGCCTGAAGTACGGGAAGATAAAGTTAACATGTTATCCGAACAGATTGCCAAAGGTGAGTACAAGGTTGACGCCCGTGAGCTTGCCGATAGAATTATTGCCTATTCCAAAAATGAACGCCAGTATTAA
- a CDS encoding flagellar protein, producing MGLDNCPECGKVYVENVARLCPECYRRQEDDAEKVMEYLRDTRKATMEEIHQATGVKHKIILRLLRSGRIMGDVSYPCDSCGALISEGRLCNKCSKNILDQIKTEERHQEHEPDVKIRSRMYGRD from the coding sequence ATGGGACTAGATAATTGTCCGGAGTGTGGCAAGGTCTATGTGGAGAATGTGGCCAGGCTTTGTCCGGAATGCTACCGCAGACAGGAAGACGATGCGGAAAAGGTTATGGAGTATCTGCGGGATACCCGTAAGGCAACCATGGAAGAAATTCATCAGGCTACAGGGGTCAAACATAAAATTATCCTGCGCCTTCTTCGCAGCGGCCGGATTATGGGTGATGTTTCCTATCCCTGTGACAGCTGCGGTGCTTTGATTAGCGAGGGCCGGTTATGCAATAAATGCAGTAAAAATATTCTCGATCAGATAAAAACCGAGGAGCGCCATCAAGAGCATGAGCCTGATGTGAAAATCCGTTCACGCATGTATGGCAGAGACTAG
- a CDS encoding HD-GYP domain-containing protein, producing the protein MLLSNERQFVVYMLTLMQDPEIYAGDTEAINSIIGNFMQLIQLKNSKLFLHSQQVANYSVSVAAKMRLPREEIERIRLAALLHDIGHLTVPNQVLSKVPYLSTREMSVFKNHCNAGSYMLENIPSCQELIPYIRYHHERFDGTGYPKRLKGVNIPLGARIIAVANYYDRFINPCTQNWVKTKDEAVRELLSLSGTAFDPEVVKAFIDALG; encoded by the coding sequence GTGTTGCTTTCCAATGAAAGGCAGTTTGTCGTGTATATGCTAACGCTCATGCAGGATCCTGAAATCTATGCCGGTGATACGGAAGCGATCAACAGTATAATCGGCAATTTTATGCAGCTTATTCAATTGAAAAATTCAAAACTATTCTTGCACAGCCAACAGGTTGCCAACTATTCCGTTAGTGTCGCTGCCAAGATGCGGCTGCCCCGGGAAGAGATTGAGCGAATCCGCCTGGCGGCGTTGTTGCATGATATCGGCCACCTTACCGTGCCTAACCAGGTGCTGTCCAAAGTGCCCTATCTGTCAACCCGCGAGATGAGCGTATTCAAAAATCATTGCAATGCCGGCAGTTACATGCTGGAAAATATCCCCTCCTGCCAGGAGTTGATTCCCTATATCCGCTATCATCATGAACGGTTTGACGGCACAGGCTATCCCAAACGGCTCAAGGGGGTAAACATCCCGCTCGGGGCCCGCATCATTGCTGTTGCCAACTATTATGACCGCTTTATTAATCCCTGCACCCAGAACTGGGTAAAAACCAAGGACGAGGCCGTCCGCGAGCTGCTCAGTCTGTCCGGTACGGCGTTTGACCCGGAGGTGGTCAAGGCCTTTATTGATGCGTTAGGGTAG
- a CDS encoding ComF family protein — protein MVKDWLEALLALIFPRRCPSCRQWADHHGWCQACLGRLVRPTQVAVAIHNLVYLDGCQTVVGYSGPVRRLIRDMKFRRVTRHAGRLSRLLDYGLVPDCYAGVDRVVPVPLHRQRLAERGFNQTALIFQPWAARQRLSWLEALARTRATAPQWQLTLKERRKNSQGAFAVTRPDLIKGKRILLVDDIFTSGITMNECARVLKQAGAVKVQGLALAGGAR, from the coding sequence ATGGTAAAAGACTGGCTGGAAGCCCTGCTTGCGCTTATCTTTCCCCGCCGCTGCCCGTCTTGTCGGCAATGGGCAGACCATCATGGCTGGTGCCAGGCCTGCCTGGGCAGACTCGTCAGGCCTACGCAGGTGGCGGTGGCGATCCATAACCTGGTGTACCTGGATGGGTGTCAGACGGTTGTTGGCTATTCCGGCCCGGTCCGGCGGCTGATCCGGGATATGAAGTTTCGCCGTGTCACCAGGCATGCCGGCCGTTTGAGCCGGCTGCTCGATTATGGTCTGGTGCCTGACTGCTATGCCGGGGTTGACCGGGTCGTACCGGTACCCCTGCACCGGCAGCGGCTTGCAGAGCGCGGCTTTAATCAGACGGCGCTCATCTTTCAGCCCTGGGCGGCGCGTCAGCGGCTGAGCTGGCTGGAGGCACTGGCCCGGACGCGGGCGACTGCGCCGCAATGGCAGCTTACCCTGAAAGAGCGGCGCAAAAACAGTCAGGGCGCGTTTGCGGTAACGCGCCCTGACTTAATCAAAGGTAAGAGGATTCTGCTCGTGGATGACATTTTTACCAGCGGAATTACGATGAACGAATGCGCCCGGGTATTGAAACAGGCGGGGGCGGTCAAAGTACAGGGCCTGGCGCTGGCCGGCGGGGCCAGGTAA